A segment of the Streptomyces sp. L2 genome:
TCCCGCGTCGGCGTCACCACCGCCCCCCAACGGAGCGGACCCTAGGGCGCTTTCACGGCCGACGGCACGGCAACCTCCTCAGGGGCGCGGGGAACTGCGCGACAAGCCACGGCGCACCGCACCCCCGACGGCGTCGGCCCGTTCAGCCCGTGGCGGCGACCAGCGCACTCATGACCCGCCCGTCATCCCCCATCTCCGGATGCCACTGCACCCCCAGCACCCACCCCCGAGCCGACGGCAGTTCGATCGCCTCGATCGTGCCGTCCGCCGCGTGCGCCGCCGGTACCAGGCCCCTGCCGAGCCGCTCCACCGCCTGGTGGTGGTACGTCGGTACCACCGTCTCCTCCGGCACCGCACCCGCGTACAGCGTCCCCGGCACCGGCTTCACCGCGTGCCCGCCGAACACGCCGACGACCTCCGCGTGCCCCTCCAGGTGCTGGACCAGCGTGCCCCCGCACGCCACGTTCAGCAGCTGCATGCCCCGGCAGACCCCCAGCAGCGGCACCCCGGTCTCCAACGCGGCCCGGATGAGGGCGAGTTCCCACGCGTCCCGCTCCCGCGCCGGCGGCCCCGTGCGCGGCGAGCGCTCCGCGCCGTAGCACGCCGGGTCCACGTCCGGGCCGCCGGCGATCACCAGCCCGTCCAGCCGGGCCACCGTCGCCGCCGCGTGCCCGGGGTCGTCGGGCGGCAGCATCACGGCCAGCCCGCCGGCCCGCTGCACCAGCCGCGGGTACCCGGCCGGCAGCAGCGCCGCCTCCAGCTCCCACACGCCCCAGCGCGCCGCGGTCTCCAGATAGGTGCTGACACCGATCAGCGGTCGTGCGCCCACCCTGCCTCCCAAAGGTACACACCTACACCTTTGCAGAGTGCGCTCAGGCGAGGAAGCCCCGCAGCAGCGCCGCCGTGCCCGCGCAGTGTTCCCGCATCGTCTCCCGCGCACCGTCCGCGTCCCCGTCCAGCACCGCCTCGACCAGCGCGGCGTGCTGGCGCTGCGAGTGCTCCAGGTTGCGTACCAGCAGCGGGATGCAGTCGAGCAGGTCGTTCACCGTGGCCCGGACCGCCGCGTACCGCGCGGTCAGCGACGGCGACCCGCACAGCTCGGCCAGGGTGAGGTGCAAAAGGGTGTCCAGGCGCCGGTACTCGCCGAGCGGAGCGTCCCGCGTGCGGTCCAGCGCGGCCCGCAGCCGCGACGCCTGCCCCTCGTCCAGCCCGTGCGAAGCACACAGCCCGGCCGCGCCCACCTCCAGCACCTCGCGGAACCGCAGCACATCCTCGATGTCGACCGAGGCGATCCGCCGCCGTAGCTCGTCCTGACCGCCCCCGTCCGCGCGCCGCAGGACAAACGTTCCGCCGTACCGCCCACGCCGGGCCTCGACCAGCCCCTGCTCCTGGAGGACCTTCAGCACCTCGCGCAGCGTCACCCGGCTGACCCCCAGCCGCTCGGCCAGCTCCCGCTCGGCCGGCAGCCGCTCGCCGCCGGGCACCAGACCCAGCCGTACGACCTGGAGGATCTGCTCCAGCGCCTCCTCGAAGCCGTTGCCCGCGCGCACCGGCCGCAGCACGGCGGCGAGCCGATCGGCCGGCCTCGAAGTCCCGTCCCGCGACATGGGCCGTGCCCCCTTCCCGGCAATGGTCCGAGGCAATACCTTATGCGCAGCGAAGACGCCGAAGAAGCCCAAGGAGGCTCTCCCGTGGCAGACCGCACACCCCCGCTGAGCGTTGAGGAGCTGCACACCCTCGTCGCCGGCGGTGAGATCGACACCGTCGTCCTGGCCTTCCCGGACATGCAGGGCCGGCTCCAGGGCAAGCGGTTCGCCGCCCGCTTCTTCCTCGACGAGGTCCTGCACCACGGCACCGAGGGCTGCAACTACCTCCTCGCCGTCGACACCGACATGAACACCGTCGACGGCTACGCCATGTCCTCCTGGGACCGCGGCTACGGCGACTTCGCCCTGCACCCCGACCCCGCCACCCTGCGCCGCGTCCCCTGGCACCCCGGCACCGCCCTGCTGCTGGCCGACCTGGCCTGGGAGGACGGCTCACCGGTCACCGAGGCCCCACGCCAGATCCTGCGCCGCCAACTGGAGCGCCTCGCCGCACTCGGCTACACCGCACAAGCCGGCACCGAGCTGGAGTTCATCGTCTTCAGGGACAGCTACGAGCAGGCCTGGGACGCGAACTACCGCGGCCTGACCCCGGCCAACCAGTACAACATCGACTACTCGATCCTCGGCACCGGCCGCATCGAGCCGCTGCTGCGCCGGATCCGCAACGACATGGCCGGCGCCGGCCTCACCGTCGAGTCCGCCAAGGGCGAGTGCAACCCCGGCCAGCACGAGATCGTGTTCCGCTACGACGAGGCCCTCGTCACCTGCGACCAGCACGCCCTGTACAAGACCGGCGCCAAGGAGATCGCCGCCCAGGAAGGCGTCTCCCTCACCTTCATGGCCAAGTACAACGAGCGCGAGGGCAACTCCTGCCACATCCACCTCTCCCTGGCCGACGCCGACGGGACCAGCGCGATGCCCGGCCCGGACGGCCCGCACGGCATGTCCGAGGTCATGCGGCACTTCCTCGCCGGACAGCTCGCCGCCCTGCGCGACTTCGCCCTGCTCTACGCCCCCACCATCAACTCCTACAAGCGGTTCCAGTCCGGCTCGTTCGCCCCCACCGCCGTCGCCTGGGGCCACGACAACCGGACCTGCGCCCTGCGCGTCGTCGGCCACGGCCGCTCCCTGCGCTTCGAGAACCGGCTGCCCGGCGGTGACGTCAACCCGTACCTCGCCGTCGCCGGCATGGTCGCGGCCGGCCTCCACGGCATCGAGCACAAACTCCAGCTGCCCGAGCCCTGCACCGGCAACGCCTACACCGCGGACTTCGCCCACGTGCCCGCCACCCTGCGCGAGGCCGCCGAGCTGTGGGAGAGCAGCGAGACCGCCCGGGCGGCCTTCGGCGACGAGGTCGTCGACCACTACCGGAACATGGCCCGCGTCGAACTCGCCGCCTTCGACTCCGCCATCACCGACTGGGAGCTGCGCCGCTCCTTCGAACGCCTGTGAGGGGCCGATCCGTGTCCGCAGCCGACGAGTTGAAGGTCCTCAACCCCGCCACGGAGGAGGTCGTCGCCATCGTCCCCGCCGCTGCTCCCGAGGACGTGGACGCCGCCGTCGTACGGGCCGCCCGCGCCCAGACGGCCTGGGCGGCCCTCGCCCCCGCCGACCGGGCCCGGCTGCTGCGCCGCTTCGCCGACGCCGTCGACGTCCACGTCGAGGAACTGGCCCAGCTGGAGGTCCGCGAGGCCGGGCACACCGTCGCGGGCGCCCGCTGGGAGGCCGGCAACGCCCGCGACCTGCTGCTCTACGCGGCCGGCGGCGCCGAACGCCTCCTCGGCAAGCAGATCCCGGTCCCCGGCGGCTGGGACGTCACCTTCCTCGAACCCCTCGGTGTCGTCGGCGTGATCGCGCCCTGGAACTTCCCGATGCCGATCGCCGCCTGGGGTACCTTCCCGGCGCTCGCGGCCGGCAACGCGGTCGTCCTCAAACCCGCCGAGACGACCCCGCTGACCGCCCTGCGCCTGGCCGGACTCGCCCTCGAAGCGGGCCTGCCCGAGCACCTCTTCCAGGTCCTGCCCGGACACGGCCACATCGCCGGGCGCGCCCTCGTCGACCACCCTGCCGTCGCCAAGATCGTGTTCACCGGCTCCACCCGCACCGGCCGCGAGGCCATGGAACGCTGCGCCCGGCAGGTCAAACCGGTCACCCTCGAACTCGGCGGCAAGAGCCCCAACGTGGTGTTCGCCGACGCCGACCTCGACGCCGCCCTCGACCCGTTCTCCTTCCTGGACAACTCCGGCCAGGACTGCTGCGCCCGCACCCGCATCCTCGTCCAGGAGTCCGTCTACGACGAGGCCCGCGCCGTCCTCGCCGACGCGCTGGCCGCCGTCGTGGTCGGCGACCCGGCCGACGAGAAGACCCAGATGGGCCCGCTGATCTCCCGCAGGCAGCTCGACCGCGTCCGGTCCTACGTCCCCGACGACGCCCCCGCCCTGCGCGGCAGCGCCCCCGACGGACCCGGCTTCTGGTTCCCGCCGACCGTGCTCACCGGCGAACGGCCGGACAGCGCGGCCGCTTGCGAGGAGATCTTCGGGCCCGTCGCCGTCCTGCTCCCCTTCACCGACGAGGACGACGCGATCCGCCTCGCCAACGACACCCCCTACGGGCTGGCCGGCTCCCTGTGGACCCGCGACCTGGGCCGCGCCCTGCGCGTCTCCCGGGCCGTCCGGGCGGGCAACCTGTCCGTCAACTCCCATTCCAGCGTGCGCTACTCCACCCCGTTCGGCGGCTTCAAGCAGTCCGGCCTCGGCCGCGAACTCGGCCCCGACGCCCTGACCGCCTTCACCGAGACCAAGAACGTCTTCATCAGCACGGAGGGCCCCGCACTGTGACCTCTTCCGACACCGACATCATCTGCCGCCGCCTGGCCGGCCGTACCGCCGTCGTCACCGGAGCCGGCAGCGGCATCGGCCTCGCCGCCGCACGCCGGCTCGCCTCCGAGGGCGCGCACGTCGTCTGCGCCGACGTCGACGAGCCCCGCGGCAAGGCCGCCGCCGAGGAGACCGGCGGGCTCTTCGTGAAGACCGACGTCACCGACCCCGAGCAGGTCGAGGCGCTGTTCCAGGCGGCGTACGACACCTACGGCAGCGTCGACGTCGCCTTCAACAACGCCGGCATCTCCCCGCCCGACGACGACTCCATCCTGGACACCGGTCTGGAGGCGTGGAAGCGCGTCCAGGAGGTCAACCTGACCTCCGTCTACCTGTGCTGCAAGGCCGCCATCCCCTACATGCGCCGCCAGGGCAAGGGCTCCATCATCAACACGGCGTCCTTCGTGGCCCGGATGGGCGCGGCCACCTCCCAGATCTCGTACACCGCGTCCAAAGGCGGAGTCCTCGCCATGTCCCGCGAACTGGGCGTGCAGTTCGCGCGGGAGGGCATCCGCGTGAACGCGCTGTGCCCCGGGCCGGTCAACACCCCACTGCTGCGGGAGCTGTTCGCGAAGGACCCCGAGCGGGCCGCGCGCCGGCTCGTGCACATCCCGGTCGGCCGGTTCGCCGAGGCCGAGGAGATCGCCGCCGCCGTCGCCTTCCTCGCCAGCGACGACTCCTCGTTCGTCAACGCGACCGACTTCCTGGTGGACGGGGGGATCTCGGGCGCGTACGTGACCCCGCTGTAGGGCGCTTGCGTCCGCCGGTCAGAGGAAGGTGTGCCCCTCACCGCGGTACGTCGGCACGGCCGCCGTCACCGCGTCGCCCCCGACCAGGTGCAGCGTCTCGAACCGCTCGCACAGCTCGCCCGCCTTCGCGTGCCGGAACCACACCTTGTCGCCGATCAGCAGATCGTCGGCGGGGGAGCCGAGCAGCGGGGTCTGCACCTCACCGGGGCCCTCCTGCGGGTCGTACCTCAGCCCCTCGGGCAGGTACGGCACCGGCAGCCGGTCGGGGCCGGCGGCACCGGAGGCCGGGTAGCCGCCGCCGAGCACCGTGACGATCCCGACCCCCGGCCGCCGGACGACGGGCTGCGCGAAGAGGGCGGCCGGACGGCCGGTGAACGACGTGTAGTTGTCGAACAGGCGCGGCACGTACAGCCCCGACCCGGCGGCGATCTCCGTGACGGCGTCCTCGGCCGCCGTGTGCTGCACACTGCCCGTGCCGCCGCCGTTGACGAACTCCAGGTCCGGCGCCACGGCACGGACGGCCCGCACCACCGCGGCCCGCCGCTCGGCGAGTTCCCGCCGGGCGGCGGCCTGCATCAGCCGGATCGCCCGCGAGCGCAGCGGCCGTCCGGCGACCGCGTCCCCGACGCCGGCGACATGCCCCTCGTACGCCATGATCCCCACCAGCCGGAAGCCCGGCCGCCGGACCACGGCCCGGGCCAGCTCGGCAAGCTGCGCGGGGGAGTGCAGCGGCGACCGCCGAGCCCCCACCCGGACCCGGCCGCCGAACAGCTTCAGCGCCGTGTCCAGTTCCAGACAGACCCGGACGTCCTCACGCCCGCCGTCGCGTGCCGCGTCGATGAGGTCCAGGTGCGCGACGTCGTCGACCATCACGGTCACGGCGGAGGCGAGCTTGGGATCGGCGGCCAGCTCGGCGAAGCCGGAACGGTCGGCGGAGGGGTAGGCCAGCAGGATGTCGTCGAACCCGGAGCGGGCGAGCCACAGGGACTCGGCCAGCGTGAACGACATGACGCCCCGGAAGCCGTCCCTGGCCAGGGCGCGTTCCAGCAGGGCCCGGCAGCGCACGGACTTGCTGGCGACCCGGACGGGCTTGCCGCCCGCGCGGCGGACCAGGTCGTCCGCGTTGGCGTCGAAGGCGTCGAGGTCCACGATCGCGAGAGGGGCGTCGAGATGGGCGGTGGCCCGGTCGTAACGGGCCCGGTCGGCGGCGCGCGCAGTCATGACGGAAGCCTGCCAGAGAGTATTACCGCAGGGTAGGGGGACGTTCCGGGCAGATGCCCCGGGCCTGCCGACTGGTTCTCTCTCCGTCCCGGACAACCCGTAGAGTGACGCGCACGCGTACGGCCGAACGCTTGCGGCCGCGTCACCTGAACCGGGATGCCGGTCCGGCCGTACGGGTATGCGTGCCCGGGAGCGGAAACGACCGCACCGGGCCGGCCGGCGACCAGCACGGCCCGCGTACGCGAAGTTCGGCCCGGGCACGAGGAAACGGGGGGTGCATGAGCACGGAAGCGCGCCGCGCCCCGGTCCCCCCACGCCCACCCCACCCCCCCGTTCCCGGCCTGCCCCCCGAGCCCGGCCCGGATCCGGACCACCCCCTCGATCGCCCGCCGCACCCGGCCCCCGACCCCACGGCACGCACGACCGGCCGCGCCGACGTGAACGTTTCACCGACCGGCCCGCCCGCCCGTCCGGGTGGCCCGGCCGACGGTCACGCCCCGCCGCCCGGCCCCACTGCGCGCATGGCCGGCCGGCCCGACGTGAACGTTTCGCCGACCGGCCCGACCGGAGGTACGACGGGTCCTGCTGACGGGGACTACCCGGCGAGCGGCACCGCTGGGCGGGTCGAGCGGCCGCGTGCGGAGAACGGGCGCTCGACCTCCGAGCCCGCCCGCGTCGAGGCCGGCTCCGACGAGGAGTTCTCGGTCTTCACTCCGCGCTCGTCCCGCCCTGGGCAGAGCCTGCCCGGGCTGACGCCCCCGGCGGAGCCTTCCGCCCCCGCCGGGACCCGGTTCCCCCGGCTACGGCCCACACCCGCCCCGGACAGCCGCCGGACCCCGCCTCCGCCCCCGGCCTCGGCCCGCTTCCCCGACGCACCGCCGGGCACGGGCGACGTCGACGCGCCACGCACGCAGGCACGCCGGGAGGGCGGCGCCGGGACGGCCGTACCGCCGCGCCCGCAGCGCCGCCCCGGTACGCGCGCGGACGACAGCACCCCAGGCGTGCCGCCCCGTCCGGGCCACCGGCCGGGGGAGTCCCGCCAAGGCGGTGCCGGCGGGCAGGCCCGGCGCGACGGCCTCGACGGGCCCGCGCGCGCGGGAACCCGGCCCGGACCGGAACTCAGGCGGCCGACGGGAGTTGGCACACCCACCGCACCTCGGGTCCCGGGCAGGCCGGAGGCGCAGAGTCGGTCGGCCGCGCCGGCGGAGTCTCCCGTGGAGACGACCGCCCGGCTGCGGCCGATTCCCGCCGCACCTGACACCGCTTCCGCCGCCCGTGTTGCCACGTCCGCTTCCCGCGGAGCTGCCGAGCCGGCGCCCCCGCGCGGTGGCGGCTGGAGTGCGGGCGCGTCCGCTCGCCCCGTCACCTCGGCGCCGGCGCCCGATCCGGCGCACTCCTGGGGTGCTGCCGTGCGGCCTGTCGTGACCTTTGCCGAACCTGAGGGGGTGCGGCGGCGGGTGCGTCCACGGGCCGCCGCCGCGGCCGCCTGTGCCGTCCTCGGGCTGGGGCTCATCGGCGGTGCCGTCACCGGGAGCTGGCTCGCCGGCGACGGCGGAGGGGCGGCGCGTGACCGGTTCACCGCCGCCGACAGCCTGTGGCACAGCGAGCCGGTCGACCAGCTGTTCCCGCCCACCGTCGACGGCACCGGCGCCGGCCCCGGCGGAGCCGACCGCACCTGGACCCGGATCGCCGTGGCCCCGGACTCCGGCTGCGCCCACGCCTTCGACCCGCTGCTGCGCAAGGCCCTCGCCCCCGTGGGCTGCCGCCGGCTGCTGCGCGCCACCTACACCGACGCCACCGAGAGCTACGTGACCACCGTCGGCCTGCTGTTCACCAAGGCCGACCCGGCCGCCATGTCCGGGCTCGCCAAGCGCTTCCGGGACGAGCACCTGAGCAGCCGTACCGACCTGCTGCCCCGGCCGTACGCCGCCAAGGGCACCGTGGCGGCCGGTTTCGGCGACGCGCAGCGGGCCTCCTGGACCATCTCCGTCCTCACCGACGTCCCCGTCGTCGCCTTCTCCGTGTCCGGCTGGGCCGACGGCCGCACCGTCAATACGCCCCAGCCCGCCGCCGACGCCACCCGCGCCGGCGCCACCTCGGCCCCCGCCCAGGCCGGCCTCGGCAACGAGGCGCAGGGCCTGGCCGACCGCGTCGCACGCCGGCTGCGGCAGACCGCGGGCGCCGCCACGGAGAAGCCCTCATGACGCGAACGTTCCCGCGACCGGCCCCGCGACCGTTTGCGCGACCGGTCCGCCGCCGGCGCCGGACGGTCACCACCGGCTCGGCGCTCACGAGCCTTCTCCTGGCCGGCTCCCTCGTCCTGCTGCCCGCCGCCACCGCCCACGCCGACGGCATCCGCGCCCAGCAGTGGGGCCTGTCCGCGCTGCACACCGCGCAGGCCTGGCGCGTCACGCGGGGCAAGGGCGTCACCGTCGCCGTCCTGGACACCGGCGTCGAGGCCGATCACCCCGACCTGGCCGGCAACGTCCTGCCGGGCAAGGACATGATCGGCTTCGGCGCCGAGCCCGGCGACCGGAGCTGGGCCCGGCACGGCACCGCGATGGCCGGGATCATCGCCGGGCACGGCCACGGACCCGGCCGTACCGCCGGCGTCATCGGCATCGCCCCCGAGGCGAAGATCCTGCCCGTGCGGGTCATCCTGGAGGACGGCGACCCCGCCCGCGGCAAGGCCCGCACCAGCCGGGGCAACGCCCTCGCCGACGGCATCCGCTGGGCCGCCGACCACGGCGCCGACGTCATCAACCTCTCCCTCGGCGACGACTCCAGCTCCGCCCACCCCGAGGCCGGCGAGGACGAGGCCGTCCAGTACGCCCTCAAGAAGGGAGTGGTCGTCGTCGCCTCCGCCGGCAACGGCGGCGACAAGGGCGACCACGTCTCCTACCCGGCCGCCTACCCGGGCGTCATCGCCGCCACCGCCGTCGACCGCTACGGCACCCGCGCCTCGTTCTCCACCCGCCGCTGGTACGCCACGGTCAGCGCGCCCGGCGTGGACGTCGTCATCGCCGACCCCGACCACAAGTACTACGAGGGCTGGGGCACCTCCGCCGCCTCCGCCTTCGTCTCCGGCACGGTCGCCCTCATCAAGGCCGTCCACCCGGACCTGACACCGGCCCAGATCAAGAAGCTCCTGGAGGACACGGCCCGCAACTCTCCCGTCGGCGGCCGGGACGACTCCCGCGGCTTCGGCCTCGTCGACCCGGCCGCCGCGCTGAAGGCCGCCGCCCGGCTCAAACCGGAGGGCCTGGAGGTGACCTCGTACGGCGAGAAGTACTTCGGCCCCGGCCCCGACACCCCCAAGGACACCGCCGGCACCTCCGCGTGGGCGGCCCCTCTCGCGGGAGGCGCCGGCGGGGTCCTGCTGATCGCCGGCGTCGTGCTGTGGCGGAGCCGCGAACGCCGGCCGGAGGAGTACGGCGAGTTCCGCTGAGCCGTCGGTCAGGGCCCGGACCGGCCCCCGGCCGCCGCCCCCGATAGGGTCGGTGACCGTGGCGAACAAGAACATTCCCGACTCCGGCTTCTCCGACGACGACGGCACCGCCGACCCCCGGCTGAGCGCCGCGCTCGCCGCCTGGGCCGGGGATCGCACCGCCGTCGCGCCGGTCCTGGAGGCCCTCAAGGGCGCGCGACTGCTGGTCCCGGTCGTAGCGGTCCTGGGGGAGGTCGAGGAGGACAGTCAAGAGGGGCGCGAAGCTCTTTCGAAGGGTGGCGGTGGGCGACGGGAGGGCGGGCTGCGCCGCGAGAAGAGCAGCGACATGGCCGTTCCGACGCTGAAGGCCGGCGGGCGCACCGCGCTGCCCGCCTTCACCTCGACCGACTCCCTCGCCCGCTGGGATCCGGCGGCCCGGCCCGTCGCCGTACCGCTGCACCAGGCGCTGCAGGCGGCCGCGCACGAGAAGGCGGACACGGTGGTGCTGGACCTCGCGGGTCCGGTGCCGTTCGAACTGACCGGCCCGGCGCTGCTCGCCCTCGCCGAGGGCCGTACGACCACGGACCCGCTCGCCGACCCGGCCGTCGTGGCCGCCGTCCGCGCCGCCGTGGCCGCCGAGCCGGCCGTGCTGCGCGCCCACCTCGGCCCCGGTCAGGCAGACGGCACGCTCGCGCTGGTCCTGGACCCGGCCGCCCCGCCCGCCGGGGCCGCCCGCGCGGTCGCCGAACGGCTGGCCGCCGACGAGACACTGCGGGCCCGCCTGGTGCGCGGCCTCGACCTGGCACTGCTGCCGGCCGGGACCACGCCTCCGGGCGAGCCCTTGTACGTGCGGAAATAGAAGAGACGGGCGGCGGCTCAGCCGTAGACCGGGCCGGTGTACTTCTCGCCCGGACCCTGGCCCGGCTCGTCCGGGACCAGGGAGGCCTCGCGGAACGCCAGCTGCAGCGACTTCAGGCCGTCGCGCAGCGGAGCCGCGTGGAAGGAGCTGATCTCGGTCGCGCTCGCGTCCAGCAGGCCGGCGAGACCGGTGATCAGCTTGCGGGCCTCGTCCAGGTCCTTGTACTTCTCGCCCTCCTCGCTCAGCCCGAGCTTCACGGCGGCGGCGCTCATCAGGTTGACGGCGACCGTCACGATCACCTCGACGGCGGGGACCTCGGCGATGTCCCGGGTCATCGCGTCGAAGTCGGGGGTCTCAGGAGGGGTGTCACTCATGCCCCACACGATAGGCGGTCCGTCCGCCCCGGCCTCGTCGAGCCCTGGCCGCGCCCCGATCAGCGCTTCCCGCGCCCCGATCAGCGCTTCCCACGTCTCGATTAGCCCTTGTCAAACGATCCTGCTAGCCTGGTACACGACCGGCTGGACACGTCCGCGTGCTCGGCCCACAAGTGGAGGCTCCGATCTCCCACCCGACCACCCTCCGGGGCGGCGGGTCACCCGGTCAGACGGCCACCATCGTTCCGTACGGACGATGGAGTCGTCCGAAAGCGCGCCCCGCGATTCATCGCGGCGGTGCTCCGGTAGTGCTTGGAGCCCCGCCTGTGATCGTCCGGGGCATTTTTTCTGCTCCGGCGCGGTTAGGTCACCGAGAAGAGACGTAAGCGGCTGTCCGCCAGACCGCCGTGTGGTGCTAACCGAGGAGGATCCATCAGCGCCGAGCCCCGCATCAACGACCGGATTCGCGTTCCCGAGGTGCGACTTGTCGGTCCCAGCGGCGAGCAGGTCGGGATTGTTCCGCTTGCCAAGGCCCTGGAGCTTGCGCAGGAGTACGACCTGGACCTGGTCGAGGTCGCGGCGAACGCCCGTCCGCCCGTGTGCAAGCTCATGGACTACGGGAAGTTCAAGTACGAGTCGGCCATGAAGGCCCGTGAGGCGCGCAAGAACCAGGCGCACACGGTCATCAAGGAGATGAAGCTCCGGCCGAAGATCGACCCGCACGACTACGACACCAAGAAGGGTCACGTCGTCCGGTTCCTCAAGCAGGGCGACAAGGTCAAGATCACGATCATGTTCCGTGGTCGCGAGCAGTCCCGCCCCGAGCTGGGCTACCGACTGCTGCAGCGTCTCGCGGAGGACGTCCAGGACCTCGGTTTCGTCGAGTCGAACCCGAAGCAGGACGGCCGGAACATGATCATGGTTCTCGGTCCGCACAAGAAGAAGACCGAGGCGATGGCCGAGGCTCGCCAGGCGCAGGAAGCCCGCAAGGCGGATGCGAAGGCCAACCCCGGTCGCTCGCAGAACCCCGCGGAGGCCGAGGCCGAGGCGCCTGCCGAGGAGCCCGCCGAGGCGTGATCCACCGGGACGCGAGTCCCAGGATCGACCCACAGTAGAGAACGACGCTCCACCGTGCCCGGTTTTCGCGACCGGGCACCGGAGCGCCACCGACGAGGAGAGTACGGCGCTATGCCGAAGAACAAGTCGCACAGCGGTGCCAGCAAGCGCTTCAAGGTCACCGGCTCCGGCAAGGTGCTCCGTGAGCGCGCCGGCAAGCGCCACCTGCTTGAGCACAAGTCGTCCCGTGTGACGCGTCGCCTCACCGGCAACGCCGAGATGGCCCCGGGCGACGCCGCGAAGATCAAGAAGCTTCTCGGCAAGTGACGTACCGGCGCTTCTTCACGAGCGCCGCGCGTCTGGACCGGGACCCAATCGTTTCCGGGCCGCGTGAGTTCCACCGCGGCCCCGCTACAAGG
Coding sequences within it:
- the infC gene encoding translation initiation factor IF-3, which encodes MSAEPRINDRIRVPEVRLVGPSGEQVGIVPLAKALELAQEYDLDLVEVAANARPPVCKLMDYGKFKYESAMKAREARKNQAHTVIKEMKLRPKIDPHDYDTKKGHVVRFLKQGDKVKITIMFRGREQSRPELGYRLLQRLAEDVQDLGFVESNPKQDGRNMIMVLGPHKKKTEAMAEARQAQEARKADAKANPGRSQNPAEAEAEAPAEEPAEA
- the rpmI gene encoding 50S ribosomal protein L35, which translates into the protein MPKNKSHSGASKRFKVTGSGKVLRERAGKRHLLEHKSSRVTRRLTGNAEMAPGDAAKIKKLLGK